DNA sequence from the Methanoculleus sp. 7T genome:
GGGGACCGAAGGCGTCGTCGACGGTGTGAATATGAAGACTGGAGCCCTCCGGGTCCATGGCGTGACGGTCACGAAGACCGATGGGACCGAGGTCCCGCGGCCGGTGAACGCTTCGAACGTCATGGTGAC
Encoded proteins:
- the rplX gene encoding 50S ribosomal protein L24 — its product is GTEGVVDGVNMKTGALRVHGVTVTKTDGTEVPRPVNASNVMVTKLNTKDPRRVAKLEERK